In the Magnolia sinica isolate HGM2019 chromosome 15, MsV1, whole genome shotgun sequence genome, one interval contains:
- the LOC131227010 gene encoding uncharacterized protein LOC131227010, which produces MHQSNAAVAAALHGTVAPVCRVAASGFSIGFDWDRPSPPSQSPHAETPETEPGREQLYHYLSFGWLCGGIIEETISKERDLLVCCICRRKHGVCIKCNHDDCQTAFHPTCAKRVGLHMDVKTGGGKFFQHKAYCEKHSLDQKKKAESLQHGLDEVCRIKQIRPTGLRYLLRLQSLLHTIRMENIGGGNDDVGLEAAKDGRAVLSRGLPSTTAPVMMGATMTLYYL; this is translated from the exons ATGCATCAGAGCAATGCTGCAGTGGCGGCCGCTCT TCATGGCACGGTGGCTCCAGTCTGCAGGGTTGCAGCATCTGGCTTCTCCATTGGCTTCGATTGGGATCGACCATCGCCTCCTTCCCAATCTCCTCATGCAG AAACCCCTGAAACTGAACCTGGGCGCGAGCAACTGTATCACTACTTGTCTTTTGGTTGGCTTTGTGGTGGAATTATAGAG GAGACCATTTCAAAGGAAAGAGACCTGCTTGTTTGCTGCATTTGCCGTCGCAAACACGGTGTCTGCATAAAG TGTAATCATGATGACTGTCAAACTGCATTTCATCCTACTTGTGCTAAACGTGTTGGCCTGcatatggatgtgaagactggtgGAGGCAAGTTTTTTCAGCACAAGGCTTATTGTGAAAAGCATAGCTTGGATCAGAAAAAGAAG GCTGAGAGTCTGCAACATGGACTTGATGAGGTCTGCCGCATTAAGCAAATCCGG CCAACAGGCCTGAGATACCTGTTGAGGTTGCAGAGCCTGCTACACACAATTCGAATGGAGAATATTGGTGGAGGCAATGATGACGTTGGCCTGGAAGCAGCAAAAGATGGACGGGCAGTGTTATCTCGGGGTCTGCCAAGCACGACGGCACCGGTGATGATGGGCGCGaccatgactttgtattatttgtag